The genomic interval CCGTAAACGCTACGTCCATGTAGCACTGCTCGCTTCAAATGACCAAAAAAATGGGCTCAAAATGACTTTCCCTCGCTACGGCTCCTATTCTCGGGCAGTCTCCTAGGCGAGTCATGATCAGAGACCGGTGGGAGAGAGTAGGGGTATCAACAACATTTTCAGCAGCACCAAGCCGATCATTACCACCATGGGAGAGAGGTCGAGTCCACCAATAGGGGGAATCATCCTGCGTGCCGGTCGCAGCAGGGGATCGGTAATACTGTATATCAGGCCGATTGCAGGGTTGTAGCCGCCGGGACTGACCCAGCTGAGAATGACCTGGATGAAGATGGCGAAGAGAAAGAGGTTGATGCTCAGCTCCACCAGTGCCGGGATGCTGTGGATAAGAGCGGCCGCTATCTGCAGACCGTAACCCTTTAGCAACAGGATCAATACCAGCTCAACCGTTTTCAACAGCCACATCAGTATCAACGAAGCGGTATCTACGCCGCCGATGCTGGGAATTACCCGCCGCATCGGTACCAGTATCGGGGAGGTGACCTTGACTACGAACTGTGAGATCGGATTATAAAAATCGGCTCGTACCCGCTGCAGCACAAAGCGCAGTAGCACCACCAGGGTATAGGCGCCGAACATCACCTCAATAAGAAAAATCAAGGGGGCCGTGGCGTAGCTGCTGTCCATTATTTCTCCTCCAGCATCCGGGAAAGTTCAATTGAGCGCTCCCGTGCGCCCTGCAGTGCATTACCGAACAGCTCTCGCAGCGATCCCTCCTCAAGGATGGAGAGGGCTCGTTCGGTGGTTCCACCGGGGGAGGTAACCTGTTGCCTCAGAATTGCCGGACCATCGTTGCTCTCGATTGCCATGCGGGCGGCACCGAGAGCCGTCTGCAGGGTCAATAGGCGGGTTGCCTCAGCCGGTAGTCCCATCGCTTTTCCAGCCTCCTCCATTGCTTCCATAACCAGGAAAAAGTAGGCGGGTCCGCTGCCTGAAAGCGCCGTTACTGCATCCATCTTCTCCTCACTGTCTACCCAGCAGGTGAGGCCGACGGCACGCAGTATCGATTCCGCCAGATTCTTCTGCTCACCGGTGACGCCGGGGGCGGCATGGAGTACCGTGGCCCCAGCCTGCAGCATCGCCGGGGTATTGGGCATAGTACGGACCAATGCCACTCCTCCACCGAGCCAGAGGTCGAGCTCTTTTTCACGTACTCCTGCCGCTATTGAAACAACCAGGGGGCGGCTGGTCTGGGCCGCTTTTGCGAGGCCCTGGGCCACCTCTTTCATCATCTGTGGCTTTACCGCCAATACCACTATGTCCGCTCTGCTGACGGCGTCATTATTGCTTGGGGCGGCAACGATACCGAAACGGGCGGCGAGTCCGGCCAGCTTCTCTCCATCCGGGTCGCTGGCAATAATTCGCTTCGCTTTGTAGCCGTCGGCTATAAGTCCCCCAATCAGGCTGGCGGACATATTGCCGCCACCTATGAAGGCGATGGTTTTGCTGGACATGTCGGGAATTCTAGCGGTGTTGTGGTTCAAGGTTTTTCTACCTCATGGTTGCTGTTTTGCAGTGGTGTGCGTGGGCCGAAGATGTCGGTGCCTACCCTGATGATAGTTGCACCCTCAGCAATTGCCGCTTCCAGATCTGATGACATGCCCATAGAGAGGGTCTCCAGGGGTGAGTCTGAAGTTGCCAGCCTATCACGCATCTGGCGCAGTGCTCTGAATGGGCGTCGTTGCAGGTCGCCTCCCTCACTGGGTGCCGGAAGTGCCATCAGGCCGCGCAATCGCAGTCTGGGCAATGTATCGATTTTGGCAACCAACTCCGCCGCCTCGGCTTCCGAGGTGCCGGCTTTGCTCTCTTCAGCATCAATGTTGATCTGCAGGCAGACATTTAGTGGTGCTAAACCAGCGGGTCGCTGGTCATTTAAGCGTTGGGCATGTTTGAGAGTGCCTAAGCTGTGAACCCAGTCAAAGTTTTCGGCAATCGCACGGGTTTTATTACTCTGTATCCTGCCAATAAAGTGCCATTCGATGCCTTTCCCTGATAGCTGTTCGATCTTCTCCAGTGCTTCCTGAAGGTAGCTCTCGCCAAAACAGAGCTGTCCTGTGGCATAAGCCTCCAGTATATCCTCAGCTGGTCGGGTTTTACTGACGGCCAGGAGCTGTATCGAGTTCGTTATTCGTGAATAGTGCGCAGCGGCCTCTGCAATGCGCTTTTTTACCTGTTGAAGGCGTTCGTGGATCGGATTATTCATCGTCTCTTTCAGGGTTGTCTATAATGGTAACGTTGGTGTTGTTACTTTTGCTTTCAGAAGGTCTGATTCTAGAGGAAAAGTGGGACAAATGTCTTTTCAAAGTGTTGATTGCTTTCTGGAGGCGGATGATATTCGGATTATCAGCGGCTGGATCTGTGTATTCATTATGTGGATAGATTTCAGATTCTTAACATACGATGGTCAAAAAACACCTCGTTCCTGTTACGATTACAATTTCAGAATGGCAAATGATTGCATAACACCTGATCATCTCCTGAGAAATACGAGGTGCTTAATGGTGGGTGCAGTGGTCACTTTCGGGGCGAAGGTCTCAATTATAGATAGAGCGGGGGATGGGTCGTATGGATATTGCTGAGCTACTTGCTTTCAGTGTTAAGCACGATGCTTCAGATTTACACCTTTCGTCTGGGTTACCACCGATGATCCGTGTCGATGGTGATATTCGCAGGATCAACGTACCGGCGCTGGACCACAAGGTGGTACATGGGCTTGTCTACGATATTATGAACGACAAGCAGCGGAAGGATTATGAGGAGTTTCTTGAGACCGATTTCTCTTTCGAAATCCCGGGGCTGGCACGTTTCCGTGTCAATGCCTTTAATCAGGATCGAGGTGCTTCTGCAGTATTTCGCACCATCCCGTCAAAAGTACTTACCCTGGATGATTTAGGCTGTCCTGAGTCGTTCAAGGATATAGTCGATGTACCCAGGGGGTTGGTATTGGTCACCGGGCCGACGGGTTCCGGCAAATCCACCACCCTGGCGGCGATGATGGATTACAAAAATGATAATGAATATGCCCATATTCTTACCATTGAGGATCCTATCGAGTTCGTTCATACCAGTAAGAAGTGTTTGATCAATCAGCGTGAAGTTCACCGTGATACTTTGGGTTTCGCCGAGGCTTTGCGGTCGGCCCTGCGTGAAGATCCGGATATCATTCTGGTGGGCGAGCTGCGTGACCTTGAGACAATCCGCCTGGCACTGACCGCAGCAGAAACGGGTCACTTGGTGTTTGGTACGCTGCATACAAGCTCCGCTGCAAAGACTATTGATCGTATTATTGATGTGTTCCCGGCGGGTGAGAAGTCGATGGTTCGATCAATGCTGTCAGAATCTCTGCGTTCGGTAATCGCGCAGACCCTGTTGAAGAAGGTGGGAGGTGGCCGGACCGCAGCATGGGAGATTATGGTGGGAACCCCGGCGATCAGAAATCTGATTCGTGAGGACAAAGTTGCCCAGATGTACTCTGCTATCCAGACCGGCCAGGCCAACGCCATGCAGACCCTGGATCAACATCTTCAGGAGTTGGTCAAGAAGGGAGTAGTCAGTCGCCTGGATGCTCGTGCTAAGGCGATGAATAAGGATATTTTTGTCTGATCTGATAACCAGCGCCGCTCCCGATATCTAGGAGTGGTTTAGTATAGTTATTCAGTGTATACCGATTACTGTTCAATGGAATTATGGAAATGAGCGTGGATTTCAACGCAATCCTGAATCTGATGGTTCAGAAGAAGGCGTCAGATGTTTTTATAACCGTTGGGATACCTCCCAGTATCAAGATCAATGGGCGCATCATGCCGGTTGCCAAAGCGGTTATTACAGACGATCAGGCGAGTGAGCTGGTATTGGGTTTGATGACTCCTGCTCAGCGGGAGGAGTTTGCCCAGAGCAAAGAGTGCAATTTCGCTATCTCGCGGAAGGGAGTGGGGCGGTTTCGCGTCAGTGCTTTCGTTCAGCGTGATTCGGTGGGTATGGTGCTACGGCGTATTGAGACCCGTATCCCCTCCATTGAGGAGCTGTTGTTACCGCCTGTGTTGAAAGATCTTGCCATGACCAAGCGCGGTCTGGTGATCTTTGTCGGCGCCACAGGTACCGGTAAATCCACCTCGCTGGCGGCACTGCTGGGGTATCGGAATCGTAACAGCAGTGGTCATATCATAACCATCGAAGATCCGATTGAGTATGTTCACGCCCACCAGGGTTGTATTGTTACACAGCGAGAGGTGGGCATCGATACCGTCTCTTATGACGTCGCACTGAAAAACACTATGCGTCAGGCTCCGGATGTCATTCTTATTGGTGAAATCCGCTCCCGTGAAACTATGGCCAATGCGATCACCTTTGCAGAGACGGGGCATCTCTGTCTTTCAACTCTCCATGCGAACAATGCCAACCAGGCGCTGGATCGTATTATCAATTTCTTCCCTGAAGACCGGCGGCACCAAGTGTTTATGGATCTCTCTCTTAATCTGCGCGCGATCGTTGCCCAGCAGCTGATCCGGCGACCTGATGGCAAGAGCAGGCGACCGGCAGTGGAGGTGATGGTCAATACGCCTTTGGCCGCTGATCTTATTCGTAAGGGTAAGGTACATAAGCTTAAAGATCTGATGAAGCGCTCAACCGAGCAGGGGATGATGACTTTCGATCAGGCACTCTACAATCTCTACAAGGAGGGCGAGATCACTTACGACGATGCTGTACTACATGCAGACTCTGCTAATGAGGTGCGGTTGATGATTAAGCTTGGTGGGGGTGATGAGGAGCGCTTTACTGCACGCCTGGAGGCGGCCTCTTTCGTCGATCGCTGACCGCCAAGGAAGGCTGAAAGCCGAGGCGGTTAGTCCCCGGTAGTCGCGAGGCGATACTGGATGCCCGGCGTGCGCATAGCGCCAGAGGGAATCCAAAGATCGCATACGAACGCGACGTCAAGTCATCTCGGGAGTCAGCGACGAAGCAGTAACGAGCTTGCGATGTTATTGCGTAGTGCTGGAGACCGGGACGGCCGGGGCAATAATAGGCTGTCGAAGATTGAGTGCAAAAGGGGGACTCGGATGTCCCGTTTTGCATCACGAAATCGAAGACTCGCTTACAAGAGGAGTTCTAGGAGTCTGTCGGGAACACGGCTATCGTGTTCCCGAGGTTGCTCCTGGGGCTAAATTTCAGGCGGCGCTGCTGGGAAATACCGTAGTAGCGTCAAACACCGGACCATCAACGCAGACCCGTTTCATTGCCGTGCCGGCAGGCGTATCCACCTCAACGACACAACCGGCACAGCCGCCCACCCCACAGGCCATGAACTCCTCCAGAGAGACCTGGCAGGGAAGGTCATATTCCGCCGCCAGGGCGGCTACCGCTTCCAGCATTGGATGGGGACCGCAGGAGAATATCTCCACCTGCTGCAGACTCTCCCGGTCCAGGGCATCCAGCCAGAGGCGGGCCAGGTCGGTTACATAGCCTTGATGGCAGTGATCAAAGCCCTGGAGGCTGGCCAGGCGACTGGGAATGCCCCATCCATCCAGCAGCGGCACTGCGGCTGAGACATTGCCGGTGATACCGGGCACCGGGATCTCTGAAGTTGTCGCTTGGAAGGGGAATGGCACTTCGGAGCCAAGAATTGCCATCGGCCGGTATGCCGGGTTGTCGGCCAGCGCCTCGGCGAGGAAAATCATAGGCGGCATACCGACACCGCCACCGATCAGCAGAGGGCGGCTACGTTCCTGGTGCACCAGAAACGGTGTACCGATAGGGCCCATAACACTGATTTTCTCTCCCTGTTTTCGCTCCGACAACAAACGGGTTCCTTCTCCAACAGCCTTATAAAGAAGTTCCACCCAGCCGGATGAGGGGGAGACGCGCATGATCGAAATTGGTCGCCGCAATGGTCTGCTGGGGGTGCACTGAACGTGGACGAAGCTTCCCGGTTTGGCCGCTGATGCACACTCAGGTGCCTGCAGTCTGAGGATATGTTGTTCGCCGTCAAAGGCGTCATGGGAGAGGATCTCGGCATCTTCCAGGAAAATAGTATCGCGGTGGCTCTTGTCAGTACTCATTAGTTGTTGTCTCGCTTATAGACGATCTTGCCTTCAAACAGGGTGTGGGTCACCCGGCCGGTAAACTCCCAGCCGAGGAAAGGGGTGTTGGTACCATTGCTGGCCATAGTCTCCTCAGTGAGTATCCAGTTTTTCTCCGGATCAAAGATGCAGATATCAGCAGTGCGCCCGGGGTCAAGCCGACCATACGGTAGACCAAGTATGTCCGCCGGTCCACAAGTGACCCTGGCAATGGCCTCAGTTAGTGACAGCACTCGCTCATGCACCAGCTTAAGTGTTAGGGGAAGTAGTGTATCAAGAGCGGAAAGGCCCGTGGCGGTTGCTGGGAACGGGGCCGCCTTGGCATCAGCTTCATGGGGCTGATGGTCGGAACAGATGGCACCTATCACTCCTCGGGCGACAGCATCCCGCAGTGTATTGCGATCGGTCAGGCTGCGTAGTGGTGGGCTTAGGTGGCAGTTGCTGTCAAATCCCTCAATATCCATCTCTGTCAGGTGCAGCTGGTGGGCGGCAATATCACAGGTCACCGGAATGCGCTGCTGTTGTGCCTGCTCGATCATCTGGGCGGCACTGCCGCAGGAGAGGGTCTGGAAATGAATCTTACTACCGGTTTGGGTTGCCAATGCCAGATCTCGGGCAACGGCCACCGTTTCTGCCGCTTCCGGTATTGGCGGCAGTCCCAGGCGGGTACCGACCGGCCCCTCATGGGCGCAGCCGCCATCTTTGAGATCCTGGTCTTCGGGACGTAGCAGGGTAGTGATGCCAAAAGTCGCGGCATACTCCAGGGCGCGACGTTCAACCAGTGTATTTGCCAAGGGTATATCAGCGTTGCTGAGGCCGATGCAACCGGCCTGCTGCAGTGCCGCCATCTCACTCAGCTGTTTGCCTCCAAGTGCCTGGGTCAATGCCCCGACTGAGAGGACTCTGGCGTTACCCGCCTGCTTGGCACGCCGGCGGATC from Candidatus Sedimenticola sp. (ex Thyasira tokunagai) carries:
- a CDS encoding YggT family protein is translated as MDSSYATAPLIFLIEVMFGAYTLVVLLRFVLQRVRADFYNPISQFVVKVTSPILVPMRRVIPSIGGVDTASLILMWLLKTVELVLILLLKGYGLQIAAALIHSIPALVELSINLFLFAIFIQVILSWVSPGGYNPAIGLIYSITDPLLRPARRMIPPIGGLDLSPMVVMIGLVLLKMLLIPLLSPTGL
- the proC gene encoding pyrroline-5-carboxylate reductase; translated protein: MSSKTIAFIGGGNMSASLIGGLIADGYKAKRIIASDPDGEKLAGLAARFGIVAAPSNNDAVSRADIVVLAVKPQMMKEVAQGLAKAAQTSRPLVVSIAAGVREKELDLWLGGGVALVRTMPNTPAMLQAGATVLHAAPGVTGEQKNLAESILRAVGLTCWVDSEEKMDAVTALSGSGPAYFFLVMEAMEEAGKAMGLPAEATRLLTLQTALGAARMAIESNDGPAILRQQVTSPGGTTERALSILEEGSLRELFGNALQGARERSIELSRMLEEK
- a CDS encoding YggS family pyridoxal phosphate-dependent enzyme gives rise to the protein MNNPIHERLQQVKKRIAEAAAHYSRITNSIQLLAVSKTRPAEDILEAYATGQLCFGESYLQEALEKIEQLSGKGIEWHFIGRIQSNKTRAIAENFDWVHSLGTLKHAQRLNDQRPAGLAPLNVCLQINIDAEESKAGTSEAEAAELVAKIDTLPRLRLRGLMALPAPSEGGDLQRRPFRALRQMRDRLATSDSPLETLSMGMSSDLEAAIAEGATIIRVGTDIFGPRTPLQNSNHEVEKP
- a CDS encoding type IV pilus twitching motility protein PilT, with amino-acid sequence MDIAELLAFSVKHDASDLHLSSGLPPMIRVDGDIRRINVPALDHKVVHGLVYDIMNDKQRKDYEEFLETDFSFEIPGLARFRVNAFNQDRGASAVFRTIPSKVLTLDDLGCPESFKDIVDVPRGLVLVTGPTGSGKSTTLAAMMDYKNDNEYAHILTIEDPIEFVHTSKKCLINQREVHRDTLGFAEALRSALREDPDIILVGELRDLETIRLALTAAETGHLVFGTLHTSSAAKTIDRIIDVFPAGEKSMVRSMLSESLRSVIAQTLLKKVGGGRTAAWEIMVGTPAIRNLIREDKVAQMYSAIQTGQANAMQTLDQHLQELVKKGVVSRLDARAKAMNKDIFV
- a CDS encoding PilT/PilU family type 4a pilus ATPase produces the protein MDFNAILNLMVQKKASDVFITVGIPPSIKINGRIMPVAKAVITDDQASELVLGLMTPAQREEFAQSKECNFAISRKGVGRFRVSAFVQRDSVGMVLRRIETRIPSIEELLLPPVLKDLAMTKRGLVIFVGATGTGKSTSLAALLGYRNRNSSGHIITIEDPIEYVHAHQGCIVTQREVGIDTVSYDVALKNTMRQAPDVILIGEIRSRETMANAITFAETGHLCLSTLHANNANQALDRIINFFPEDRRHQVFMDLSLNLRAIVAQQLIRRPDGKSRRPAVEVMVNTPLAADLIRKGKVHKLKDLMKRSTEQGMMTFDQALYNLYKEGEITYDDAVLHADSANEVRLMIKLGGGDEERFTARLEAASFVDR
- a CDS encoding dihydroorotate dehydrogenase electron transfer subunit yields the protein MSTDKSHRDTIFLEDAEILSHDAFDGEQHILRLQAPECASAAKPGSFVHVQCTPSRPLRRPISIMRVSPSSGWVELLYKAVGEGTRLLSERKQGEKISVMGPIGTPFLVHQERSRPLLIGGGVGMPPMIFLAEALADNPAYRPMAILGSEVPFPFQATTSEIPVPGITGNVSAAVPLLDGWGIPSRLASLQGFDHCHQGYVTDLARLWLDALDRESLQQVEIFSCGPHPMLEAVAALAAEYDLPCQVSLEEFMACGVGGCAGCVVEVDTPAGTAMKRVCVDGPVFDATTVFPSSAA
- a CDS encoding dihydroorotase, translated to MSRVQITNGRLIDPANGIDGEFDLYIEDGIISAVGTAPEGFSPDWVIDAADQIICPGLVDLRTHLREPGEEHKATIAGETRAAARSGITTLCCTPDTHPVIDTPAVVALIRRRAKQAGNARVLSVGALTQALGGKQLSEMAALQQAGCIGLSNADIPLANTLVERRALEYAATFGITTLLRPEDQDLKDGGCAHEGPVGTRLGLPPIPEAAETVAVARDLALATQTGSKIHFQTLSCGSAAQMIEQAQQQRIPVTCDIAAHQLHLTEMDIEGFDSNCHLSPPLRSLTDRNTLRDAVARGVIGAICSDHQPHEADAKAAPFPATATGLSALDTLLPLTLKLVHERVLSLTEAIARVTCGPADILGLPYGRLDPGRTADICIFDPEKNWILTEETMASNGTNTPFLGWEFTGRVTHTLFEGKIVYKRDNN